DNA sequence from the Cupriavidus oxalaticus genome:
GGTGCCGACGCCGTTCTCGATCGTGCCGGCGCCGGAAATGCGGTCGAACAGCAGTCCGCGGCCCGACAGGCTGCGGAAGTCCAGCGTGGCAAAGCGCAGCAGCCCCTGCAGGCTGAGCACGCCCAGCAGCCGCGCCGCGCCCGGCTCGACGCTCAGGATCTGGCCGTTCTCCAGGTCGAGCGACAGCTTGCCGGACAGCGTCGGGTAGTCGATCGACAGCGGCGAGCCGCGCCAGGCCACGCGGCCTTCCAGCTTGCCCTTGCCGTCGCGCAGCGTGTGCGGCAGCCCCAGCCGGTTCAGCGTGGCGCCGGCGTCGCCGATGTCGATGACGAACGACAACAGGGTGCGGCGCTCGGCATTGCCGTCGGCGCGCAGCCGGCGCGGCACGCGCCAGCTGCCGTGGCCGGTCAGCGTGGCATCGGGCTGCTCGATCTTCAGCTGGTCCAGGGTCCAGACCGGGTCGGTGCCGCTGGTGCCGGTATGCGCCTTCACTTCCAGCCTGCCGAAGTCGTGGCCGCGCAGCACGAACTGCTCGGCGACCAGGTCGATGGCGGGCAGTTCGTCGATGCTGCTGGCGAGGGCGTCGACCACGTTGCGCTCGTCGCTGGCATCGGGCACGTTCAGGCGCGACAGGCGCAGTTGCAGCGCGCCCGTGGCGCTGGCACCGGCACCGGCACCGGCACCGGCAGGGGCCGGCTGCCACTGCACGGCGCCGGCGATCTGGCGCGACTCGATCCTGGCGTTCCAGCCGTCGGCGTTGCGCGTGGCGTCGAGCGCCACGTCATCGAGCGTGCGGCCCATGCCATGGAGCGTGCCGGCGCGCAGTGCAATGCGGCCCGGCAGGAAGGACGAGGGGCGCGTACCATCGCCCGCAGCCGTCGGGCCGGCGAGGGCGGCGCGCCAGGCGTCGATGTCGAGCCGGTCGAAGGTCGCCGCGGCGCTGACGCCGGCCACCGGCGCCGGCGCCGCCTGCTGCACGCCGATGCCGCCGGCAACGACTTCGATGGCATTGCCGCCGTTCTGGTCGCGGCGCAACAGGTAGCGTGCGTTAAGGGCGCTGCCCAGCTGCAGCGCAAGTTCGTCGACGCCGGCGCGGCCGGGCGCCGGGCGCAGCTCGACGCGCAGCGGCAGGTCGTGCGGCGCCGCCTTGGCCAGCGGTGCCGGCAAGCCGATCGCCATGCCGTTGAGCGAGGAATTCAGCTGCACCTGCAGCTCGTGTTCGCGCATCGCGATCACGGTGCTGTAGCCGGTGCTGCCTTCCAGCCTGGCCGCCAGCGGCGCCAGCGCCGAGCCTGCCGCGGCCTCGCGCAGGCCTGCGGCGGAGACGGTGCCGCTTGCGGTGACGCGCGTGCCCCCTTCGGGCTGGGTGCCGCCGCCGAGCTTCACTTCGCCGCCCAGGAAGCGCGCGCGCAGGTTCTCCAGCCCGAACCCGTGCTCGTTGAACGTGATGTCCCCGCTGGCGTTGCCGAATGCCGGCAGCTGCGGGCCGAGCACGACGTCGTTGCCGGGGAAGCGGAAACGTCCCTCCACCCTGGCCGCGTTGGCGTGCTCAAGCGGCATGTCGAGCTTGAGCCTGAGCTCGCCGTTGCCCTGCGCGCGCGCCGCGTCGGCCACGCGCGCGGTCCATTCGCGCACCGGCGAAGCGGCGATATAGCGCAGGAAGCCCTGCACCGGCCCGCTGGCGCCGCCATCGATGGCGAGGCGGCCATGTTCGCTGAGGTCGTCGATGCTGCCGCTGACATCCTGCAGCGCCACGCCCGGGATGTCATGCACCGTCGCGCGCCGTGCCAGGAAGGTCATGCCGCCGCGGTCGAACGTGACCTGCCCGGCGATGTCGGTGAACGCCGGCCACAGCGGCGCGCCGCCCGCGCCAGTCTCGTGCGGCGCGATCTGGTAGCTGACGCGCTCGATCGGCACGTCGACGCGGAACTCGCCCGCCTTCTCGAACGGCGCGTGGAACGGGAAATGCTCCAGGTCGCCCTTGAGCAGGAAGCTGACGCCGGCTGCGTCGCCACGCATCAGCGCGCCCGCCAGGTAATGCCGGGTGCCCGCCGGGATGGTCAGCGGCAGGTAGCGCGGCACGCGCGCGACCTGGGCGCGGGTCATCTCGCCGCTCAGGTCGGCGATGCCGGAGGTGCCGTCGCCGCCGGCGCGCCAGGTGCCGCGCACGGAGCCCGCGGCATCCGCATTGGCAAAGCGGATGCCGTCCAGCGTCACCACCAGCTTGCCGCCGGCGTGGTGCCAGCGCACGTCGCCGCCGATCTGGTCGAACGGCACGCGCGGCTCCTCGAACAGCCCGGGCACCGCCAGCGACGCGCCATTGCCTTCGAAGCGCGCATTGCCTTGCTGGTCGTCGAACGAGAACGTGCCCGACAGGCGCGAGAAACCGGGCGTGCCCAGCCGCGGACGGCCCCTGGCATCCAGGGCCGGTACCGCCGGCTGGCCGTTGACCGAGACGTCGCGCAGCGTGCCCTGCACGCTGTAGTGGGGCTGGCCGCCGCTGCGGTCGAGCATGCCGGCGCGCTCGCGGCTCCAGCTGACGTTGAGGTTGTCGATGTGGCCGGCCGGCTGCAGCGTGCGCAGCCGGCGCAGCACCGCGGTCTCCAGCGGCATCGAGCTGGCCAGCGCGCGCACCGTGTTCAGGTCCAGCGTGGGCGCCTTCAGCGTGAGCTTGCGCAGGCTGCCGTCCTTCGCATAAGCCCAGCCGAGCTCGACCTTGCGCATGCCTTCGCGCCAGTTGCCGTCGGCGGGCGCCGCCTTGCCGTCGGCGGTCTGCCACAGCAGCGTGTCGACGGTGAGCAGGTTGCTGCCGTCGCGTTCGGTCCGGTGCAGCAGGAAGGCCTGCGCATTGGCCAGCCGCAGCGGGGCAGCGGCGCCGGCCAGCTGCAGGTCGACGCTGCTGGCGCGCAGCCGGGTCTGGCTGCGCACGATGCGGCCCTGGCGGAACTCGATGCTGCCGTCGGTGCTGAAGGTACCGCTGGCCACGCCCTCGACCATGGCCAGGTAGCGCTGCAGCACCGGCAACTCCAGCTGGGCCACGTCCCAGCTGGCCTGGCCGCTCCAGTAGCGCCAGTTGCCGGCGCTGTGCAGGTAATCGTTCTGGAAGCTGGACTTGACCACCAGTGGGCGCGGGCCCAGTGCCGGCGAGCGCGCTTCCAGCGTCACCGCATGGCGCGAGCCGTTGCGGCGGGTGTCGAGGCGGATTTCGCCGATATCGAGCTGCGGCAGGCCGGCCTTCTCGTCGAGCCAGCGCAGCCTGCCGTCGGACAGCGACACGCGGCCCTGCGACATCAGCCAGCCCAGGAAGCGGTCGTCTTCCTGCTGGCCGCCGGTGGCATCGACCGGCATGCCGCCGACCAGCAGCTTGCCCTCGGGCGTGCGGCGCACCAGGATGTCGGTGCCGGTGGCGCCCAGGCTGACGAACTGCAGGTTCATGCTGAACAGCGAGCGCCACGACAGCTTGCCGTCGAGCGTGGCGGTCGACAGCAGCACGCGCTTGCCATCGTCCAGGGCGCGCAGGTCGCGGGCGCGGAAGGCGGGGTGCCAGCCATCCCAGTAGGTATCGAGCGCGCCGATGGTCACCTGTGCCGACAGCGCGACCGAGCCGCGCTCCTCCAGCCATTGGCGCGCGGTTGATGCCTGCGGCCATAGCACGAAGCGGATCAGCAGGCCCGCCACCAGCGCCAGCACGCCGAGCACCAGCGCCAGCCGTACCAGCGCGCGTCCCAGGCCGCGCCACAACGGGTGGCGCACCACGCCAACGGCCGCGCGCGCGCCGGCGCCGGCAAGGCCGCGCAAACGCGCCAGGCCCTGCGCGGGGCGCGGCAGGGCAGGGGAATCGATACCTGGAGCAGCCAAGGAATGAGCGGGTGATGGCGAAGCGGGGTTGTTCGCGGGATTGTTCGAGGGATTGTTCGAGGCGTGGCTGGCTGGGCTTTTGACGGTGTCGTTGGCCGGCGTTGGCGGCGTAGCGGCGGCCACATGCCCGCCCGCGCCGCCAGTGGGGGGAGAACCGTCAGCGGGTTGTGAGGCGCGGCTGGACATGCGCAGATTATCCGACAATACTAGCCGCTCTCCAATCTGGTGCCCGGCTGGCTACAACAGGAAGACGCGCACCGCGCGCGGCGCGAACCGGGGCAGCATGGCCCGGGCACGCCCGTTCTGGCGCCCGTTCTGGCGCCCCGTTCTGGCAGCCAGATACCGGCGGCACCTTTTCGGCCGCCCCTTTTTTCGCATTTCAAGTTACTGGAATGACTGCCTCCGACCCGACGAGTTCCGCCGCTGGCGATCCCCCCGATCAACATGGCGCGGGCGCCACACCGGCACCGGCTGACCTGGCGGCTCCGGCGGCGGCGCTTGCCGCTGGCGAGGGCCCCGGGACCATGACCGCCGGCGCCTTTGCCGTCACCGCGGCGCAGTCGTTGCCGCAGGGTCTGCAGGCGGCCGACCATGGCGGCCACGCAGGCGGCCACATATTGTACTCGGCGGCGTATTCCCACTACGCGCGGCGGGTGCTGCAGGCCCGCCCCGAACTGCCCGCGGTGATCGCGGCGGCGGCCGGACAGCCGCTGACGCGCGCGTGGATGGAGGCGCGGCTGCAGGCGCTGCACGAACCCTCGGCCGATGCCGAGGAAGCCACCAGGCGCACGTTGCGCCGGCTGCGCGCCGAAGTCATGTGCGCGGTGATCGAGCGTGACCTGCGCGGCCTGGCCCCGCTGGGCGAAATCACCGGCGCCATGACCGACCTGGCCGAACTGGCGATCCAGCATGGCCTGGCGGTGCTGGGCGCTGATCTCGCCACCACTTTCGGCCGCCCGGTCGGGGAGCAGAGCGGCGAGGTGCAGGAGCTGGTGGTGGTCGGCATGGGCAAGCTCGGCGGGCGCGAGCTGAACGTCTCGTCCGACATCGACCTGATCTTCCTGTATGACGAAGACGGCGACACGCAGGGCGGTACGCGCAGCCTGTCCAACCACGAGTATTTCATCCGCCTCGGCCGCCGCCTGATCAACCTGCTTGCCGAGGTGACCGCCGACGGCTACGTGTTCCGCGTCGACATGCGGCTGCGGCCCAATGGCGACGCCGGCCCGCTGGCGTGCAGCCTGGGCATGCTGGAGGAATACCTGGTGGTGCAGGGGCGCGAGTGGGAGCGCTACGCCTGGATCAAGGGCCGCGTGGTGTCGGCGCTCGACACGCCGCACGCGCAGCGCACCGCCGGCCTGCTGGCGCGCCTGACCACGCCGTTCGTGTTCCGCCGCTACCTGGACTACGGCGTGATCGCGGCGATCCGCTCGCTGCATGCGCAGATCCGCAGCGAGGCCGCCAAGCGCAGCGGCGGGCTCGCGGGCCACGGCATGAATATCGGCAGCCAGCGCTCGTTCAATATCAAGCTCGGCCGCGGCGGTATCCGCGAGATCGAATTCATGGCGCAGGTGTTCCAGCTGATCCGCGGCGGCCAGGATCCCGAGCTGCGCGTGCGGCCGACGCTCGAAGTGCTCGGCGTGGCGGTCGGGCGCGGCCTGCTGCCTGCCGGCCAGGCCGGACAGCTGGGCGACGCCTACCGCTTCCTGCGCCAGCTGGAGCACCGCCTGCAGTACCGCGACGACGCCCAGACCCACCACCTGCCGACCTCGGCAGACGAGCAGCTGGCGGTGGCGCGGATGATGGGCTGCGCCAGCTGGAACGAGCTGCTGGCGCGGCTGGCGGCGCTGCAGGAGCCGGTGGCGCAGCAGTTCGAGGCCACCTTCTCGGATCCCGACGCCGCGTCCTGCGAAGCCCTGTGGCCCGACATCGTGCTCGACGACAACGCCGCGCGCGCGCAGGACAACCCGCAGCAGGAGGCCGCCGCGCAGGCACAGGGCGGGCAGGGCGGCCAGGGAGGGTGTGACGACGATGCCACGCCGTGCCGGCGCCTGCAGGCAGCCGGCTTCACCGACTGCACCGGCCTGCTCGACCGGCTGCGCGCGACCGCGTCGTCGCTGCGCTACCGCGCGCTGTCCGAATCCAGCCGTGCCCGCTTCGACCAGCTGGTGAACCGCGCGCTCGACCTGGCCGCGCGCCAGGGCGATGCCGACAGCACCATCGCGCGCTTTATCGACTTCCTCGAGGCCATCAGCCGGCGCGCCTCCTACCTGTCGCTGCTGTCCGAGTACCCGCAGGCGATGGACCGTGTCGCGCAGACGCTGCACGCCTCGCGCTGGGCCGCGGCCTACCTGACGCGCCATCCGCAACTGCTCGACGAACTGCTCGACAGCGATGCGCTGGCCGGCGCGCCCGACTGGGCCGCGTTCCGCAAGCGCCTGCACGAGCGGCTGCTGGCCGCCGAAGGGCAGGTCGAGCACCAGATGGACATCCTGCGCCGCGAGCATCATGCCGAGACCTTCCGCGTGCTGCTGCAGGACCTGCACGGCATGCTGACGGTGGAGCAGGTTGCCGACCGCCTGTCCGACCTGGCCGACGCCATGCTCGATGCCACGCTGCAGACGGTGTGGCGCCAGCTCGCCACGCGCCATCGCGACACGCCGCGCTTCGCGGTGATCGCCTACGGCCGGCTCGGCGGCAAGGAGCTGGGCTATGCCTCGGACCTCGACATCATCTTCCTGTATGACGACGAGCACGAGCGCGCGCCCGATGTCTACGCCGCCTTCGCGCGCCGGCTGATCACCTGGCTCACCAGCCATACCGCGGCCGGCGCGCTGTTCGACGTCGATACGCGGCTGCGCCCCAACGGCGCGGCCGGCCTGCTGGTCACCAGCTTCGACGCCTTCCGCCGCTACCAGCTGCGCGAGGGCGACAACACCGCATGGGTCTGGGAACACCAGGCGCTCACGCGCGCGCGCTTCTGTGCCGGCGACGCAGCCATCGGCGAGCGCTTCGAGGCGCTGCGCGACGAGGTGCTGCGCCAGGAGCGCGATGCCGCGGTGCTGCGCGACGAGATCGTGCAGATGCGCCGCAAGGTCGCCGAGGGCCATCCCAACCCCACCACCCTGTTCGACCTCAAGCACGACCGCGGCGGCATGGTCGACATCGAGTTCACGGTGCAGTACCTGGTGCTGCTGCACAGCCGCGCGCATCCGCAGCTGACGCGTAATGCCGGCAATATCGCGCTGCTGCGCGAGGCCGGCGAACTCGGGCTGATCGATGCTGCGCTGGCCGTGGCGGTGGGCGACGCCTACCGGCTGTTCCGCGCGCGCCAGCACCAGTTGCGGCTCGACGGCCAGGCGCAGGCGCGCCTGGCGGCGGAATCGGTTGCCGCGCAGACGGCGCAGGTGCGCACGCTGTGGCAGGCCGTATTCGGTGAGGACTGAGGCCGCGGTGGCCCCGAGCCGTCCCGCCGGGGCCTCGTGGCCGGGACTGCTGGCGGCGATCGCGCTGGTCTGGGCGCTGTCGGCCTGCTTCACTTTCCTGCCGTGGTGGCACGCCCACGGGCTCTACCTGCGCGATGCGGTGCGCCTCGACGGCCAGTGGTGGCGGCTGGCGACCGCCATGTGGGTGCACCTGGACGCGATGCACTGGCTGGCCAACGCACTGGCGGCCGCGGGCCTGCTGGCGCTGGCCGGGCGCACGGCGCGGGCGCCCGCTATGCTGCTGGTGCTGCTGGCTTGCGGCCTTGCCGTGCAGGTGGCGCTGCTGCGCGTGCCATCGGTCGGCTGGTATGGCGGCTTGTCCGGCGCCTTGCACGGGCTGGCGCTATGGGGCGGGCTCAGCCTGTTGCGCGCGCCCGGGCTGTCGCGCGTGCTCGGCGTGCTGCTGAGCCTGGGTGTGCTGGCCAAGGTGTGGCTGGAACAATCGTGGCTGGCGCCGGTGATCTTTGACCCGTCATGGGGGTTCGGCGTGGTGCGCGCCGCGCACGCAGCCGGCGCGGTGGCCGGACTGCTGTGCTGGGTGTTGCAGGAGTGGTGGCTGGCGCGGCGGCCGCTGCGCAGCGCTGGCGGCGGCTGAGCCGCATCCGGGGCACGGCAAGCTGGCAGGGCAACTTTTATGCGCGCCGGCGCAGCGCGAAGCCGAGCAGGCCCGTGCAGGCCAGCGCGAGCGCAAGCCAGCGTGGCACCGCACCGCCGCCGCCGTCATCGGACGGTGCCGGTGCGGCGGCCGCCGGCGGGGCCGACACAGCGGCGGCCAGCGCGTTGTCGGCATCCAGCAGGCCGGCGCCGCACACGCCTGGATTGGTGGTGCAGAAGGTGCCGGATGGATGCGGCCGCGCCGAGGACTTCAGCGCCGCGGTCACCTGCGCCGGCGACAGCGACCCATTCAGCGCAAACATCATCGCGACCACGCCCGACACCATCGGCGCCGCGAAGCTCGTGCCCTGCGACGACGATACCGTGTATGCGCCGACCGACGTTTCGCCGTTGTTGCCGAGCGTGCGGATCACCGACGGCGTCGATGTGCAGGCTCCGTTCTGTACGCGCGAGTTGCCGCAGCCGCCGCCTGGCGCGCTGATCGCGACCTGCGGGCCGACATTGGCATAGGTCGCGTTCTCTCCGTCGTTGGCATGGGCCGTCACCGCGATCACGCCGTTGCAGTCGCCCGGCGCCTCGACCGCGCCACGGTTGTTGCCTGCCGCGGCGACCACCACGACGCCGCGCGCGTTCAGGTCGTTGACCGCCTGCTGCTCGATGCTGCTGCAGGTGCCGCCGCCAAGGCTGATATTGACCACGCGCGCCGGCGTCGG
Encoded proteins:
- a CDS encoding YhdP family protein gives rise to the protein MSSRASQPADGSPPTGGAGGHVAAATPPTPANDTVKSPASHASNNPSNNPANNPASPSPAHSLAAPGIDSPALPRPAQGLARLRGLAGAGARAAVGVVRHPLWRGLGRALVRLALVLGVLALVAGLLIRFVLWPQASTARQWLEERGSVALSAQVTIGALDTYWDGWHPAFRARDLRALDDGKRVLLSTATLDGKLSWRSLFSMNLQFVSLGATGTDILVRRTPEGKLLVGGMPVDATGGQQEDDRFLGWLMSQGRVSLSDGRLRWLDEKAGLPQLDIGEIRLDTRRNGSRHAVTLEARSPALGPRPLVVKSSFQNDYLHSAGNWRYWSGQASWDVAQLELPVLQRYLAMVEGVASGTFSTDGSIEFRQGRIVRSQTRLRASSVDLQLAGAAAPLRLANAQAFLLHRTERDGSNLLTVDTLLWQTADGKAAPADGNWREGMRKVELGWAYAKDGSLRKLTLKAPTLDLNTVRALASSMPLETAVLRRLRTLQPAGHIDNLNVSWSRERAGMLDRSGGQPHYSVQGTLRDVSVNGQPAVPALDARGRPRLGTPGFSRLSGTFSFDDQQGNARFEGNGASLAVPGLFEEPRVPFDQIGGDVRWHHAGGKLVVTLDGIRFANADAAGSVRGTWRAGGDGTSGIADLSGEMTRAQVARVPRYLPLTIPAGTRHYLAGALMRGDAAGVSFLLKGDLEHFPFHAPFEKAGEFRVDVPIERVSYQIAPHETGAGGAPLWPAFTDIAGQVTFDRGGMTFLARRATVHDIPGVALQDVSGSIDDLSEHGRLAIDGGASGPVQGFLRYIAASPVREWTARVADAARAQGNGELRLKLDMPLEHANAARVEGRFRFPGNDVVLGPQLPAFGNASGDITFNEHGFGLENLRARFLGGEVKLGGGTQPEGGTRVTASGTVSAAGLREAAAGSALAPLAARLEGSTGYSTVIAMREHELQVQLNSSLNGMAIGLPAPLAKAAPHDLPLRVELRPAPGRAGVDELALQLGSALNARYLLRRDQNGGNAIEVVAGGIGVQQAAPAPVAGVSAAATFDRLDIDAWRAALAGPTAAGDGTRPSSFLPGRIALRAGTLHGMGRTLDDVALDATRNADGWNARIESRQIAGAVQWQPAPAGAGAGAGASATGALQLRLSRLNVPDASDERNVVDALASSIDELPAIDLVAEQFVLRGHDFGRLEVKAHTGTSGTDPVWTLDQLKIEQPDATLTGHGSWRVPRRLRADGNAERRTLLSFVIDIGDAGATLNRLGLPHTLRDGKGKLEGRVAWRGSPLSIDYPTLSGKLSLDLENGQILSVEPGAARLLGVLSLQGLLRFATLDFRSLSGRGLLFDRISGAGTIENGVGTIQDFELRSPQIMASMSGTANLLRETQDLRVEVVPRINATSTSVAAAFVNPVLGIGTLAAQLLFADEFSKVFTQHYRITGSWANPQIGKVEENNTQAPRFQNRAEPALPH
- the rrtA gene encoding rhombosortase, whose protein sequence is MRTEAAVAPSRPAGASWPGLLAAIALVWALSACFTFLPWWHAHGLYLRDAVRLDGQWWRLATAMWVHLDAMHWLANALAAAGLLALAGRTARAPAMLLVLLACGLAVQVALLRVPSVGWYGGLSGALHGLALWGGLSLLRAPGLSRVLGVLLSLGVLAKVWLEQSWLAPVIFDPSWGFGVVRAAHAAGAVAGLLCWVLQEWWLARRPLRSAGGG
- the glnE gene encoding bifunctional [glutamate--ammonia ligase]-adenylyl-L-tyrosine phosphorylase/[glutamate--ammonia-ligase] adenylyltransferase; protein product: MTASDPTSSAAGDPPDQHGAGATPAPADLAAPAAALAAGEGPGTMTAGAFAVTAAQSLPQGLQAADHGGHAGGHILYSAAYSHYARRVLQARPELPAVIAAAAGQPLTRAWMEARLQALHEPSADAEEATRRTLRRLRAEVMCAVIERDLRGLAPLGEITGAMTDLAELAIQHGLAVLGADLATTFGRPVGEQSGEVQELVVVGMGKLGGRELNVSSDIDLIFLYDEDGDTQGGTRSLSNHEYFIRLGRRLINLLAEVTADGYVFRVDMRLRPNGDAGPLACSLGMLEEYLVVQGREWERYAWIKGRVVSALDTPHAQRTAGLLARLTTPFVFRRYLDYGVIAAIRSLHAQIRSEAAKRSGGLAGHGMNIGSQRSFNIKLGRGGIREIEFMAQVFQLIRGGQDPELRVRPTLEVLGVAVGRGLLPAGQAGQLGDAYRFLRQLEHRLQYRDDAQTHHLPTSADEQLAVARMMGCASWNELLARLAALQEPVAQQFEATFSDPDAASCEALWPDIVLDDNAARAQDNPQQEAAAQAQGGQGGQGGCDDDATPCRRLQAAGFTDCTGLLDRLRATASSLRYRALSESSRARFDQLVNRALDLAARQGDADSTIARFIDFLEAISRRASYLSLLSEYPQAMDRVAQTLHASRWAAAYLTRHPQLLDELLDSDALAGAPDWAAFRKRLHERLLAAEGQVEHQMDILRREHHAETFRVLLQDLHGMLTVEQVADRLSDLADAMLDATLQTVWRQLATRHRDTPRFAVIAYGRLGGKELGYASDLDIIFLYDDEHERAPDVYAAFARRLITWLTSHTAAGALFDVDTRLRPNGAAGLLVTSFDAFRRYQLREGDNTAWVWEHQALTRARFCAGDAAIGERFEALRDEVLRQERDAAVLRDEIVQMRRKVAEGHPNPTTLFDLKHDRGGMVDIEFTVQYLVLLHSRAHPQLTRNAGNIALLREAGELGLIDAALAVAVGDAYRLFRARQHQLRLDGQAQARLAAESVAAQTAQVRTLWQAVFGED